The genomic stretch TGCCTGTTCTAATGCGCTCTTGAGGCTCACAATACCTACTTGTTCACCTTCTGCATCAATTAGACGAACTTCTTTCGCACGAATCTCATCATTAATACGATTTGGGCGATTAACCGCTGGGGCTTTTCTTACGTTTTTAATAGTCTTTTCCTCTATTGTTTATAGCTAATCATTTCTGTCGCAACAGGAAGTATGAATTTTTTTATTTATACCCTAAGAAACAGAAGACAAAAAATAAATAAGTGTCTAAACACTGAAGTTTAGGCACTTCATAAAATAGTGCGTGGATTTTATAAGATTCCCATAAACTATGCAAGCGTATTTTTTCAACACGCACAGTTAGTTATGTTATTTGCTCGTATTCTTAACCACTTCCGTATGTTGTGCAGGCGGTGTGTAATGATAAGTGCGGTAAAAAAAAGCACTTAAAAGTACACATAACACAGCAATAAGCTGGATAAGACGTTTCTTGGTAAGTATTTCTGCGGGCATTTTTCGTCCTTCTTAACTGGTCTATTATAAATTATAACTTTTTAACTGGCACATTTAATGATATCATTTATTGCGTTAGATCAATTTTATCGCATTATCGCACTGAGATGAACTTAAATGAATAAATTATATGGTGAATTAAAAAATGAACGCAAAGGACAAACGTCTAACTGCACCATTCATTGTCAAAATTGTAGTATTAGTCAACTTTGCATCCCTTTTTCGCTAAATGATTTTGAACTTAATCAATTGGATAATATCATTGAGCGAAAAAAACCTGTACAAAAAAATCAAGTTCTTTTCCAAGCGGGTGAGCCTTTAACTTCTATTTACGCTATTCGCTCAGGAACAATGAAATCTTATACCATCAGCGAAACAGGCGAAGAACAAATTACTGCGTTTCATTTGCCCGGTGATTTGGTCGGTTTTGATGGTATCTTCTCAATGCATCATTCTAGTTTTACTCAGGCTTTAGAAACCGCTATGGTTTGTGAAATTCCATTTGAAATTTTGGATGAGCTAAGTGGTAA from Actinobacillus delphinicola encodes the following:
- a CDS encoding FNR family transcription factor, producing MNKLYGELKNERKGQTSNCTIHCQNCSISQLCIPFSLNDFELNQLDNIIERKKPVQKNQVLFQAGEPLTSIYAIRSGTMKSYTISETGEEQITAFHLPGDLVGFDGIFSMHHSSFTQALETAMVCEIPFEILDELSGKFPKLRRKMMSLMSQEIQDNQHMILLLSKMSAETRLAAFIKNLSNRYFARGFSAREFRLTMTRSDIGNYLGLTVETISRLLGRFQKMGILNVQGKYITILDMEALSSLASISQCQSLNIA